CCCTGAGGAAGTAGCCCGTGCCACTGCTCGGCTTCATGTCCGACAGCAGCGTCGTGGTCACTGCCCCGACGCGGACCGAGCGCGTGCAGGAGCCGGCGCCCTTGGACGTGGCGAGGCAGACGTCGTACGCGGTGGCGCCGCTGACGGCCGCCCACCGCACGCGGGTCGAGTGCGTGCCGGCGGTCACCGTCACGCCCGACACCGTGGCCGGCTTCGGCACGGCCTGGAGCTGCACCGTCTTGGGCGTGCCCTGCCACGCGGTGAGCGGGTTCCCCGAGGCGTCCAGCGCCCGGACCCACGCGTACTGCACGGAGCCGCCGGCCAGACCGGTGAGCTTCGCCGAGGGGGACGTGACGGAGACGCAGCCGGCACCGCACGTGGCGGGCACGGTGGCGGTGGTCGAGGTGCGCACCTCGTACGTCTTGGCGCCCGAGACCGCGCGCCACGCCAGGGTGAACCCGGTCGAGGTGACGGCCGACGTCGTGCGGCCGGCGATCTGGGTGGTGACGGTGCCGGTCGACAGACGCTTCTCCACGCTGTCGCGCAGGCCGCCGGACGCCGACAACCAGGCGTACGCCGCATTGCCCGGGCACTCGGTGCCCACGACGTTGCGGTGGCCCGCGATCCGGTTGAGCGTCTTGCCGCCGAGCGAGTACGTGCCCTTGGCCTTGAGCTTGAAGGAGGCGAAGCGCCACGACACCAGGTCGACGACGGCTGCCTTCATCGCGGCGGACGGGGCGGTCGTGCTGAACGTGCCCATCAGGGAGACGCCCATGGTCTCCTGGTTCACCATGTCGTTGCCCGAGTGGGCGGCGCGGACGGGCTTGGTCGTGCCGCCGGCGCGTCCCTCGAAGATCTGGCCGTACTTGTCGACCAGGAAGTTGTAGCCGATGTCGCACCAGCTGCGGGCCTTGACGTGGTACGCCTGCGTGGCCTTCACGATGGCCTTGGACTCGCCCTTGGTGTACGTGTTGTTGCCTGCGGTGTGGTGGATGACGGCACCGCGCGTGGTCTTGCCGTAGACGGGGCTGTCGCACGTGCCGGAGCCGGTGGCGCCCCACGACGACCGCGAGACGATCCCCGGCTTGGCGACCGTGGCGGTCTCGGTCACGTCGATGACCGGGGACACCGAGGCGTCCTCGTCCGACGTGTCGGCCTCGGGGTCGATCGTGCTGAGCGAGAGGCCCTGCGGCTTCGCGTCCGGGGTCGACGCGACACGCACCTGCGCACCGTCGGCGGCGCCCACCCACTGGGGCTCGGTGCCGGGCCGGCCGCCCTCCTCGGGCGCCGGGTCGGTGTGCAGCTCGGTCCAGGCGGACCAGGTGCCGTTGCTGCGCCAGCGCGCCTCGATCCGCGTGCGGGACTCGTCCAGACCGCTCTCCCACGTCACGCCGAGCATCGAGAACGGAGCGACGTCGGTGTCCTTCAGCTCCGCGACGAGCGTCGTGGCGCCCTCGGCCTCGTGACCGTGGTCGTCGTCCTGGGCCTGGGGTGCCGGCACGCGTTGCGCGGGGGCACGCGACGGGATGTCCCGCTGAGCCACCTGGGCCGGGCGGACGGGTGCGGGCGGGGCCGACACGGCGCCGGGCGCGCCGCCGGTCACCTGGGTGCCGTCGGCGTGCGCCGCGACGGGCATGAGCATGCCGCAGGTGACCGCGGCAACAGCGATGAGGCAGGGCGTGCGACGAGCCGAGCGCCAGGGAAGCATGGGGGAAGTCCGTTCCTGTGGCAGATGTGACGGGTGTGACAGATGGGGTCGAGCACTGATTATGCTCATAATTTTTCGTGAAATGCGACCGAAAAACCGCAGAACGACGAACTACATGACTGTCATTCCTGCAATCGCAGGGGGGCGGTGTCAGATGAGTGGGTGGAGCCGGCGGGCCGCCTCGGCGACCGAGCCGGACATCGACGGGTAGACCGTGAACGCGTCGGCCACCTGGTCCACCGTCAGGGAGGCCGAGACCGCGATCGACAGTGCGTGGATGAGCTCGCTGGCCCGCGGACCGACGACCACGCCACCGACCACGACGCCCATCCCGCGGCGCGAGAAGATCTTGACGAAGCCGTCGTGGACCCCCTGCATCTTGGCACGTGCGTTGCTCGCGAGCGGGAGCATGGCCGTGTCGATCTGGAAGTCGCTCTCCTCGACCTGCTTCTGCGACATCCCGACGGTGGCGATCTCCGGTGAGGTGAAGACGTTGCTCGAGACCTTCGCGAGGTCGAGGGGATGGACCGCGTCGCCGAGCAGGTGGGACATCGCGATGCGTCCCTGCTGGGCAGCGACCGAGGCGAGCATCAGCACGCCGGTGCAGTCCCCCGCGGCGTAGACGCCGCGGACATTGGTGCGGGAGACCCGGTCGACCTTGATGAAGCCGCCGCCGTCCAGCACCACGCCGAGCTCCTCGAGCCCCAGCCCCTGCGTGTTGGGGATCGAGCCGAGGGCCAGGAGGCAGTGCGAGCCGGAGACCGTCCGGCCGTCGGTGAGGGTGACGAGCACCCCCTTGTCCGTGCGCTCGACCGATGCCATGCGCGAGTTGCCCATGACCGTCATGCCCCGGCGGGTGAAGACGTCCTCGATGACGTTGGAGGCGTCGGCGTCCTCACCGGGCAGCACGCGGTCACGGCTCGAGACGAGGGTGACCGCGGCGCCGAGACCGTTGTAGGCGCTGGCGAACTCCGCACCCGTGACGCCCGAGCCGACCACGATCATGTGCTCGGGGAGCTCCTGCAGTCCGTACACCTGCTCCCACGTGAGGATGCGCTCGCCGTCGGGCTGCGCGTCGGGGCTGATGCGGGGATGCGCACCGGTGGCGACGAGGATCGCGTCGGTCTCGATCCGCTGCCTGCCCTCGGCCGTCTCCACGATCACCGAGCCCGCGCTCTCGATCGTCGCGGTGCCGGCGATCATCGTCACGTCGCTCGCCGCGAGCCGCTCGGCGATGTCGTCCGACTGCGCCTTCGCGAGGCTCAGCACGCGCGCGTCCACCACCGCCAGATCGGCCCGGACCGACGACGGCACCTTCACGCCCAGCTCGGCCGAGCTGCTCACGTCGGTCAGCAGGTCGGACGTGGCGATCAGCGTCTTGCTCGGCACGCAGTCGGTCAGGACCGTCGACCCGCCGATGCCGTCGCGCTCGATGAGCGTCACCTCGGCACCGAGTCTCGTGGCGACCAGCGCCGCCTCGTATCCACCAGGTCCGCCGCCGACGATCGTCACATGAGCC
Above is a genomic segment from Aeromicrobium chenweiae containing:
- a CDS encoding SpoIID/LytB domain-containing protein, which produces MLPWRSARRTPCLIAVAAVTCGMLMPVAAHADGTQVTGGAPGAVSAPPAPVRPAQVAQRDIPSRAPAQRVPAPQAQDDDHGHEAEGATTLVAELKDTDVAPFSMLGVTWESGLDESRTRIEARWRSNGTWSAWTELHTDPAPEEGGRPGTEPQWVGAADGAQVRVASTPDAKPQGLSLSTIDPEADTSDEDASVSPVIDVTETATVAKPGIVSRSSWGATGSGTCDSPVYGKTTRGAVIHHTAGNNTYTKGESKAIVKATQAYHVKARSWCDIGYNFLVDKYGQIFEGRAGGTTKPVRAAHSGNDMVNQETMGVSLMGTFSTTAPSAAMKAAVVDLVSWRFASFKLKAKGTYSLGGKTLNRIAGHRNVVGTECPGNAAYAWLSASGGLRDSVEKRLSTGTVTTQIAGRTTSAVTSTGFTLAWRAVSGAKTYEVRTSTTATVPATCGAGCVSVTSPSAKLTGLAGGSVQYAWVRALDASGNPLTAWQGTPKTVQLQAVPKPATVSGVTVTAGTHSTRVRWAAVSGATAYDVCLATSKGAGSCTRSVRVGAVTTTLLSDMKPSSGTGYFLRVRAAKGSVVGAWSADLAFDLAGASVGTTATVPSSGKVTVKGHGYGHGIGMSQYGAEGAARKGVKYPAILSTYYPGTKLATKGGNIRVLISQDTTDPVDIVGASGLVFRKITSGYKAKLPTKIKGAKVKKWRITKVSNRKTQSALQYKTTGTFKAYKSIRWTGDGQFEGPSRIRLIMPNGSTVKYRGAIRSALPAKGSTKRDTVNVLPIDHYVRGVIAAEMPAGWKPEALKAQAVAARTYGVRSLAPKRYYDICSTTACQVYGGASRETATTDAAVRGTTNKILTYNGTPALTQFSSSSGGYTSKGSQPYLKAVVDPYDNWSGNANHAWSTTVSASTIQKAYPAIGKLKQLKITKRSGAGDWGGRVTSINLVGSSKTVTISGDDARWAFGLKSNWFRF
- a CDS encoding NAD(P)H-quinone dehydrogenase, translating into MAHVTIVGGGPGGYEAALVATRLGAEVTLIERDGIGGSTVLTDCVPSKTLIATSDLLTDVSSSAELGVKVPSSVRADLAVVDARVLSLAKAQSDDIAERLAASDVTMIAGTATIESAGSVIVETAEGRQRIETDAILVATGAHPRISPDAQPDGERILTWEQVYGLQELPEHMIVVGSGVTGAEFASAYNGLGAAVTLVSSRDRVLPGEDADASNVIEDVFTRRGMTVMGNSRMASVERTDKGVLVTLTDGRTVSGSHCLLALGSIPNTQGLGLEELGVVLDGGGFIKVDRVSRTNVRGVYAAGDCTGVLMLASVAAQQGRIAMSHLLGDAVHPLDLAKVSSNVFTSPEIATVGMSQKQVEESDFQIDTAMLPLASNARAKMQGVHDGFVKIFSRRGMGVVVGGVVVGPRASELIHALSIAVSASLTVDQVADAFTVYPSMSGSVAEAARRLHPLI